From Ignavibacteriales bacterium, one genomic window encodes:
- a CDS encoding glycoside hydrolase family 43 protein has product MKRLLTLLVLLTILAVSHAQERQFANPILAGFYPDPSICRVGKDYYLVTSTFAYFPGIPVYQSRDLVNWKLIGHVLDRPEQLNLDGQGVSRGLFAPTIRYNKGLFYVICTQVDRGGNFIVTAKSPAGPWTNPVWLPEINGIDPSPFFDDDGNAYVIYNSIPPDNKSLYDGHRTIRIVALDIKTLKVSGKETILVNGGVDITKKPVWIEAPHIIKKNGNYYLIAAEGGTAEQHSEVVFKSKNVDGPYVPFEKNPILTQRNLDPKREYPITSTGHADFVQTGDGSWWAVFLGCRPYRPFDQNYFNTGRETFLAPVDWSGEWPLINPGYELVQYHYPVPFESPSPSGVVPQGGNFVIRDDFNSGDLNPEWAFLRTPREPWYDLKEHKGWLAMCVRQETCADAVNPSFLGHRQQHATGSASVSLQFSPKAESEKAGLLVFQNESHYYFLCRSVQEGKSVIQLFSSGTAGSQAREMQLLVSQELDRVHADEAVGLKIEAHGSSYSFLFSSQKDKWILLKDGVDARFLSTRVAGGFVGCMYALYATSLGTPSKSKAYFDWFEYAGDDEIHRSK; this is encoded by the coding sequence TTGAAAAGACTCCTGACACTCTTGGTTCTTCTGACCATCCTTGCGGTTTCCCATGCGCAGGAACGTCAATTCGCCAACCCAATATTAGCAGGGTTCTATCCAGATCCGAGCATTTGCAGGGTGGGAAAAGACTACTACCTGGTGACCTCGACGTTTGCATACTTTCCGGGCATACCGGTGTACCAAAGCCGCGATCTGGTCAACTGGAAATTGATCGGTCACGTGCTCGATCGACCCGAGCAGCTGAATCTGGATGGACAGGGAGTCTCCCGCGGGCTTTTTGCGCCAACAATCCGGTACAACAAAGGGTTGTTCTACGTGATTTGCACGCAGGTTGACCGTGGCGGAAATTTCATCGTCACGGCAAAATCACCAGCCGGTCCCTGGACGAATCCCGTCTGGCTGCCGGAGATCAACGGCATCGACCCGTCTCCATTCTTCGATGACGATGGAAACGCGTACGTCATTTATAACAGCATTCCTCCCGACAACAAATCGCTGTACGATGGACACAGAACGATTCGTATCGTTGCACTCGACATCAAGACGCTCAAAGTATCCGGAAAAGAAACGATCCTCGTGAACGGAGGGGTCGACATCACAAAGAAGCCGGTCTGGATCGAGGCTCCGCATATCATCAAGAAAAACGGGAACTACTACCTGATCGCGGCGGAAGGCGGGACAGCCGAGCAGCATTCCGAGGTCGTTTTCAAGAGCAAGAACGTCGACGGTCCGTACGTTCCGTTCGAAAAGAATCCTATCTTAACGCAACGGAATCTTGATCCGAAGAGAGAATATCCCATCACGTCAACCGGTCACGCAGATTTTGTTCAGACCGGGGATGGATCCTGGTGGGCGGTGTTCCTGGGTTGCCGCCCGTACCGTCCGTTCGACCAGAATTATTTCAACACGGGGAGGGAAACGTTTCTCGCACCTGTCGATTGGAGTGGTGAATGGCCTCTGATCAATCCCGGTTATGAACTGGTTCAGTATCACTATCCTGTCCCCTTCGAATCACCAAGCCCCAGCGGTGTCGTTCCGCAAGGGGGCAACTTCGTGATCAGAGACGATTTCAACTCTGGCGATTTGAATCCTGAATGGGCATTTCTGAGGACGCCGCGGGAACCTTGGTACGACCTCAAGGAACACAAAGGCTGGCTGGCGATGTGTGTGAGGCAAGAGACGTGCGCAGATGCCGTCAATCCGAGTTTCCTTGGCCATCGTCAGCAGCACGCTACTGGCTCGGCAAGTGTGAGCCTTCAATTCTCTCCAAAGGCGGAGAGCGAAAAAGCGGGCTTGCTCGTCTTCCAAAACGAATCGCACTACTATTTCCTCTGCAGGTCTGTCCAGGAAGGTAAATCGGTCATTCAACTGTTCTCGTCCGGCACGGCAGGGAGCCAGGCGCGAGAAATGCAGCTTCTTGTCTCGCAAGAACTTGATCGGGTCCATGCTGACGAGGCTGTAGGGTTGAAAATTGAGGCGCACGGTTCTTCCTACTCGTTTCTGTTCAGCTCGCAGAAAGACAAATGGATTCTTCTGAAAGATGGGGTTGATGCCCGTTTTCTGAGCACACGAGTCGCTGGCGGATTTGTTGGATGTATGTACGCTTTGTACGCGACGTCACTCGGAACGCCGTCGAAAAGCAAAGCGTACTTTGATTGGTTCGAATATGCGGGCGATGATGAGATACACAGATCGAAATGA
- a CDS encoding alpha/beta hydrolase-fold protein, with product MSIKRVPRLTITVGFLCILFCTDPAQAQPERSAPPQVEIRGSRLEHLTSAIVGQEYDLCVNLPRGYQDTSKAFPVMFLLDAQWDFPLLHALYGQQYYDGFIPGAIIVGITWGGVNPNHDSLRARDLTPTVVRQQSASGGAPKFLKFIKNELIPYIEQNYRAAKSGRTLIGSSFGGLFTLYALLQETALFDRYVLTSPAVGWDNEVLFSFEKEYAAKNTQLPVRLFIGIGGLEGDGVVEFQKFVAQLKSRSYKGLELETKVLEGIGHSGSKAEGYTKGLQWVFARPMLSLSREILDQYIGKYQVAPQVSIEITNDDGCLVMVVPGNTRIPLLAENKEKFFVKGIYLMVRFKKNEVGKVTGVEVEQYSGTTFAQKVN from the coding sequence ATGAGTATCAAACGAGTGCCACGCCTGACCATTACGGTGGGATTTCTCTGCATCCTGTTCTGCACCGATCCCGCACAGGCCCAACCGGAGCGCTCGGCTCCGCCGCAGGTTGAAATCCGCGGAAGTCGTTTGGAGCATCTGACCTCTGCGATTGTAGGGCAGGAGTATGATCTCTGCGTGAATCTGCCGAGAGGCTATCAGGACACGAGCAAGGCTTTTCCAGTCATGTTTCTGCTCGATGCACAGTGGGATTTTCCGTTGCTCCATGCACTCTATGGACAGCAATACTATGACGGATTCATCCCGGGGGCAATCATCGTGGGAATTACATGGGGAGGGGTCAATCCAAATCATGACAGCCTGAGAGCCAGAGATCTCACGCCAACAGTTGTCAGGCAACAATCTGCATCAGGCGGCGCTCCGAAATTCCTGAAGTTCATCAAGAATGAACTTATCCCTTACATCGAGCAAAACTACCGGGCAGCCAAGAGCGGTAGAACGCTGATAGGAAGCTCCTTCGGCGGACTTTTCACACTCTACGCTCTCCTTCAGGAAACGGCGTTGTTTGACCGATATGTGTTGACAAGTCCTGCAGTGGGATGGGACAACGAAGTCCTCTTCTCGTTTGAGAAGGAATACGCAGCGAAGAATACGCAGCTTCCGGTCCGCCTGTTTATTGGCATAGGAGGGCTTGAAGGGGATGGAGTGGTGGAATTTCAGAAGTTCGTGGCTCAGCTGAAATCGAGGAGCTACAAGGGACTCGAACTGGAAACGAAAGTGCTTGAAGGAATCGGGCACTCGGGAAGCAAAGCGGAAGGATACACGAAGGGCCTGCAGTGGGTATTCGCACGACCGATGTTGTCTCTCTCCCGGGAGATCCTCGATCAGTACATCGGGAAGTATCAGGTAGCACCGCAGGTTTCGATTGAGATCACCAATGATGACGGATGTCTTGTGATGGTCGTTCCCGGGAACACTAGAATCCCGCTTCTTGCTGAGAACAAAGAGAAGTTCTTCGTCAAAGGAATATACCTGATGGTGCGGTTCAAGAAGAACGAGGTTGGCAAGGTGACCGGCGTGGAGGTGGAACAGTATAGCGGGACGACATTCGCGCAGAAAGTGAACTAG
- a CDS encoding glycosyl hydrolase 115 family protein: MNSRRLINSCSSHSIGRSAFRIGSSLQWPIALLSILLLLPSVLFPGEQLKQSRKDESYISTKTAAGAFALAASGRSASLLVSSRDFPAVLRVVRDLQSDIRSVARFESPIHLDTLPKSGEIVIVGTLGTNPLIDELVREGKIDVNGIVGMWEASLIQVVEHPFPGIMRALIIAGSDKRGTVYGVYDLCAKIGVSPWYWWADVPAKRQPNLYVLPGRRTLGSPAVKYRGIFINDEAPALSGWVTEKFGGFNHAFYEKVFELILRMKGNYLWPAMWGRAFYDDDSLNPKLADEYGVVIGTSHHEPMMRAHDEWRRYGKGAWNYEKNDSVLRSFWQQGIRRMKNYESIVTIGMRGDGDEPMSQESNISLLERIVKDQRQILGEVTEKGLSSIPQIWALYKEVQEYYDKGMRVPDDVTLLLCDDNWGNIRKLPKTTDAPRAGGYGMYYHYDYVGGPRNYKWLNTNQISRVWEQMHLAYSYGVDRIWIVNVGDIKPMEFPTQFFLDYSWNPNAWPAERLPEYTRQWGEQQFGVKYATDIADILTKYTQYNSRRKPELITPNTYSLVNYREAETVVADYKNLAKRAQRISDALPKELRDAFYQLVLHPVLACSNLNELYVTVGKNHLYANQGRAATNALAAEARILYLKDSAISLYYNRTMAKGKWNHMMDQTHIGYTYWQQPDSNMMPAVTTISIPVLAGLGVAVEGSERSWPADSSELVLPEFDRYNQQRYFIDIFNRGTTPFSYTLKTNQPWMKVNAAKGTCTVGDRVWLSVDWKKAPAGMSRIPIVISGPKRETVTIQAIINNPSSPDPGSVNGFVESNGCVSIEAEHFSRAAESSTLGWQKIPDLGRTLSAMAPVPVTAASQTPGADAPHLEYPVYLFDKGNVTVSAYLSPTLNFHNDAGLRYAVSFDDQPPQVVNMHAGKTFQDWEESVRNNVSILKSTHTITEPGRHLLKYWMVDPGVVLQKLVVETKNVRPAYLGPPESYRGPANAPQTK, from the coding sequence ATGAATTCGCGCCGCCTGATCAACTCCTGCTCCAGCCATTCCATCGGAAGAAGCGCATTCCGTATCGGCTCCAGCTTGCAGTGGCCGATAGCACTTCTGTCAATTTTGCTTCTTCTTCCCTCGGTGCTTTTTCCGGGGGAGCAGCTGAAGCAATCCCGGAAGGACGAATCCTACATATCGACGAAGACAGCGGCCGGAGCTTTTGCTCTTGCAGCTTCAGGCCGATCCGCTTCATTGCTTGTCAGTTCCCGTGACTTTCCCGCTGTGCTGCGAGTCGTGAGAGATCTTCAGTCGGACATTCGGAGCGTTGCCCGGTTTGAATCCCCGATCCATCTCGATACACTCCCGAAATCAGGAGAAATTGTGATTGTAGGAACACTCGGAACGAATCCGCTTATCGACGAATTGGTCCGGGAAGGAAAGATCGACGTTAATGGCATCGTCGGCATGTGGGAAGCCTCTTTGATACAGGTTGTCGAACATCCGTTCCCCGGCATCATGCGTGCCCTCATAATCGCAGGAAGCGACAAAAGGGGCACAGTCTATGGGGTTTACGACCTTTGTGCGAAGATAGGGGTTTCTCCCTGGTACTGGTGGGCTGACGTGCCGGCCAAACGTCAGCCGAACCTCTATGTTCTCCCGGGGCGCCGCACACTCGGGTCCCCCGCGGTGAAATACCGCGGGATTTTCATCAACGATGAGGCCCCGGCGTTGTCCGGGTGGGTAACCGAAAAGTTCGGAGGGTTCAATCACGCTTTCTATGAAAAGGTCTTTGAACTCATCCTCCGGATGAAAGGCAATTACCTCTGGCCGGCGATGTGGGGGAGGGCGTTTTATGACGATGATTCGCTTAATCCAAAGCTGGCAGACGAATACGGCGTCGTGATAGGCACCTCGCATCACGAGCCGATGATGCGCGCCCACGATGAGTGGCGGCGATACGGAAAAGGGGCCTGGAACTATGAGAAGAATGATTCCGTCCTGAGGAGCTTCTGGCAGCAGGGGATCAGGCGCATGAAGAACTACGAAAGCATCGTGACCATCGGAATGCGGGGGGATGGTGATGAGCCGATGTCTCAGGAGTCCAATATCTCCCTTTTGGAGCGAATCGTCAAAGATCAGCGGCAGATACTCGGTGAGGTCACCGAGAAAGGGCTGTCGTCGATTCCTCAGATATGGGCTCTCTACAAAGAGGTGCAGGAGTACTATGACAAGGGAATGCGGGTTCCCGACGATGTCACGCTGCTTCTGTGCGACGACAATTGGGGAAACATCCGGAAGCTCCCAAAAACTACGGACGCACCCCGCGCCGGAGGCTATGGAATGTACTATCACTACGACTATGTCGGCGGACCGCGCAACTACAAATGGTTGAATACAAACCAGATCTCGAGAGTGTGGGAGCAAATGCATCTGGCGTACAGTTACGGCGTCGATCGGATCTGGATTGTCAACGTTGGCGATATCAAGCCGATGGAATTTCCTACGCAGTTCTTCCTCGACTACTCCTGGAATCCGAACGCGTGGCCGGCAGAGCGATTGCCTGAGTACACGAGACAGTGGGGGGAGCAACAGTTCGGCGTGAAATACGCGACTGACATTGCCGACATCCTCACTAAGTACACGCAGTACAACTCACGCAGGAAGCCGGAACTGATAACTCCAAATACGTACAGCCTTGTCAATTATCGCGAGGCGGAGACCGTTGTCGCCGACTACAAGAACCTGGCGAAGCGTGCGCAGCGGATTTCCGACGCGTTGCCCAAAGAACTCAGGGATGCATTCTATCAACTCGTGCTCCACCCGGTTCTTGCCTGTTCCAATCTCAATGAACTGTACGTCACCGTTGGCAAGAATCATCTGTATGCAAATCAGGGACGAGCAGCGACCAACGCCCTTGCCGCAGAGGCGCGTATCCTCTACCTGAAAGATTCCGCAATCTCCCTCTACTACAACAGAACGATGGCAAAGGGGAAGTGGAATCACATGATGGACCAAACCCACATCGGGTACACCTACTGGCAGCAGCCGGACTCGAATATGATGCCTGCTGTCACGACCATTTCGATTCCGGTTTTGGCGGGGCTGGGTGTTGCCGTCGAGGGATCTGAGCGATCATGGCCCGCCGACAGCTCGGAGTTGGTTCTGCCTGAATTCGATCGGTACAATCAGCAGAGGTACTTCATCGATATCTTCAACCGCGGAACAACTCCGTTCAGCTACACGCTCAAGACCAACCAACCCTGGATGAAGGTCAATGCTGCGAAAGGAACTTGCACCGTTGGCGATCGTGTGTGGTTGAGTGTAGATTGGAAAAAGGCTCCAGCGGGAATGTCACGGATTCCGATCGTCATTTCGGGGCCGAAAAGAGAAACGGTGACAATTCAGGCGATTATCAACAATCCCTCTTCGCCCGATCCCGGCAGCGTAAATGGATTCGTGGAGAGCAACGGTTGTGTATCAATCGAGGCTGAACATTTTTCCCGCGCTGCAGAGTCCTCCACCCTTGGCTGGCAGAAAATTCCGGACCTGGGGCGCACGCTTTCGGCGATGGCCCCTGTGCCGGTGACGGCAGCCAGCCAAACACCGGGCGCCGATGCACCGCATCTTGAATACCCTGTGTATCTGTTCGACAAAGGCAACGTCACGGTGTCGGCATACCTGTCGCCGACGCTGAACTTCCATAACGATGCAGGGTTGCGCTATGCGGTCTCCTTTGATGATCAACCGCCGCAAGTTGTGAATATGCATGCGGGCAAGACATTTCAGGATTGGGAAGAATCTGTCAGGAATAACGTCAGCATTCTGAAATCGACCCATACGATCACAGAGCCCGGCAGGCACCTGCTGAAGTACTGGATGGTCGACCCGGGAGTCGTGCTCCAAAAACTCGTCGTCGAAACAAAGAATGTCAGGCCGGCTTATCTCGGTCCGCCGGAGAGTTACCGCGGTCCTGCGAATGCTCCCCAGACGAAATGA
- a CDS encoding glycosyl hydrolase family 8 produces MKRCSFLPLILLMCGWQNSHAWILPSLSDTTRTGKERGSYYTGIYQNLFRDLLGISEVRARARVDSAFVQLFHGNDSTERVYYPVEPEMAYIEDIAHNDVRTEGMSYGMMIAVQLDKKNEFDRLWKWAKTFMQHKKEPRKTYFAWHCNTDGTIIDSTAASDGEEWFVTCLFFASARWGNGDGIFNYKVEAQAILDAMLSKDGKRWSDGGITPMFSKKERQVVFVPTVDASWFTDPSYHLPHYYELWARWADKNNSFWCEAAATSRGFFRKAAHPTTGLMPDYSHFDGSPLNWREGGNNDFRFDAWRVAMNVAVDYAWFARDPWAVPQSNRLLDFFHSQGIGVYGNLFTLDGKKLADDHSAGLVAMNAVACLASTNANRREFVAELWNTSVPNGLYRYYDGLLYMMAMLQVNGSFKIYDPTGKPPVECPGMPN; encoded by the coding sequence ATGAAAAGGTGCAGCTTTCTGCCTCTGATTCTGCTCATGTGTGGCTGGCAGAATAGTCATGCATGGATATTGCCGTCCCTGTCCGACACCACGCGAACGGGGAAAGAGCGCGGTTCGTACTATACCGGAATTTATCAAAACCTCTTTAGGGATCTGTTGGGAATAAGCGAAGTTCGGGCCAGGGCGCGGGTTGACAGTGCGTTTGTCCAATTGTTCCATGGAAACGACTCGACCGAGCGGGTGTATTATCCGGTGGAACCCGAAATGGCATACATCGAGGACATCGCGCACAATGATGTCCGCACCGAGGGCATGTCGTATGGGATGATGATCGCGGTCCAACTCGACAAAAAGAATGAATTCGATCGGCTCTGGAAGTGGGCAAAAACGTTCATGCAGCACAAGAAGGAGCCCCGCAAGACGTACTTTGCATGGCACTGCAACACGGACGGGACAATCATCGATTCGACAGCCGCCTCCGATGGCGAAGAGTGGTTTGTGACATGTCTCTTCTTTGCATCGGCACGATGGGGGAACGGTGATGGAATATTCAACTACAAGGTTGAGGCACAGGCAATTCTGGATGCCATGCTCAGCAAAGATGGAAAACGCTGGAGCGATGGGGGTATTACGCCTATGTTTAGCAAGAAGGAACGCCAGGTCGTTTTCGTTCCGACTGTCGACGCGTCGTGGTTCACAGATCCTTCGTACCATCTTCCCCACTACTACGAACTCTGGGCGCGTTGGGCCGACAAGAATAATTCATTCTGGTGTGAGGCTGCCGCGACGAGCCGCGGGTTCTTCAGGAAAGCGGCCCATCCAACCACCGGTCTGATGCCCGACTATTCTCACTTCGACGGGTCGCCGTTGAATTGGCGGGAGGGAGGAAATAATGATTTCCGTTTCGATGCATGGCGGGTTGCGATGAATGTCGCAGTCGACTATGCTTGGTTTGCCCGGGATCCCTGGGCGGTACCGCAGTCGAACCGGCTTCTCGATTTTTTCCACTCCCAGGGAATAGGAGTATACGGAAACCTCTTTACACTTGACGGCAAAAAGCTGGCAGATGATCACAGTGCCGGATTGGTGGCCATGAATGCCGTTGCCTGTCTCGCTTCGACGAACGCGAATCGGAGAGAATTCGTGGCAGAACTCTGGAACACATCCGTTCCAAATGGTCTCTACAGATACTATGACGGCCTGCTCTACATGATGGCTATGCTCCAGGTAAATGGTAGTTTTAAGATCTACGACCCCACGGGAAAACCACCGGTTGAATGTCCCGGTATGCCAAACTGA
- a CDS encoding LacI family DNA-binding transcriptional regulator, translating to MKRITIEDVAKKAGVSKGTVSAVINAKDSVKPRTRDQILEVMRELNFRPKGVARNLKNGGQDKSIGLIIKDLEYPFYTAIATGAKEYADSKGYSIVVTSSADNHEYEERLTHLFSAKDIKGTIIAPTLEGTAEIEHLFKLKRINYPFVLLEDVKGIQANVVAINNLRAIKKAVKYLIDSGHTHIVHFAGPPHSSHTMERIEGFRHAFSESTLVFHKDMIVPIGSHYDESFRKTKEYFTGRKKEEYPTAIVCFNDQQALAVMMALKELSIRVPDTISIIGNDDIYYARIYPVPLTTIRAPQYEIGKMAAEILIRNIESATILPTERVVLETEFIVRESSRILKH from the coding sequence ATGAAGAGAATTACGATAGAAGATGTTGCAAAGAAGGCTGGAGTCTCAAAGGGAACCGTTTCTGCTGTCATCAATGCCAAAGACTCGGTGAAGCCTAGGACGAGGGATCAGATCCTTGAAGTGATGAGGGAACTGAATTTTCGCCCGAAAGGCGTCGCCAGAAATCTCAAGAATGGAGGTCAGGACAAGAGCATCGGACTGATCATCAAGGATTTGGAGTATCCATTCTATACTGCGATCGCCACTGGAGCGAAAGAGTACGCAGACAGCAAGGGATATTCGATTGTCGTCACGAGTTCCGCGGATAACCACGAGTATGAAGAGAGACTCACGCATCTCTTTTCCGCAAAAGACATCAAGGGAACGATCATCGCTCCCACGCTGGAAGGAACAGCAGAGATCGAACATCTCTTCAAACTGAAGAGAATCAATTACCCGTTTGTGCTTCTGGAGGATGTCAAAGGGATTCAGGCGAACGTCGTTGCGATCAACAACCTGCGAGCAATCAAGAAGGCCGTCAAGTACCTGATCGACAGTGGCCACACGCACATAGTCCACTTCGCAGGACCTCCACACTCTTCGCACACTATGGAGAGGATTGAGGGATTCCGACATGCCTTCAGCGAAAGTACACTCGTGTTCCACAAGGACATGATCGTACCAATCGGATCGCACTACGACGAGAGTTTCCGCAAGACAAAAGAATATTTTACAGGCAGAAAGAAAGAGGAATACCCGACCGCTATCGTTTGCTTCAATGATCAACAGGCCCTCGCTGTGATGATGGCTCTCAAAGAATTGTCCATTCGAGTCCCGGATACCATTTCCATTATCGGTAACGATGATATCTATTATGCACGGATCTATCCGGTGCCATTGACGACGATACGCGCTCCACAGTACGAAATCGGCAAGATGGCGGCGGAGATCTTGATCCGGAACATCGAATCGGCAACGATTCTCCCGACAGAGCGCGTCGTTCTCGAGACAGAGTTCATCGTCAGGGAATCTTCCAGGATTCTGAAACACTGA
- a CDS encoding triple tyrosine motif-containing protein, with protein MDSRIQFRSHFAIPRVVLLALAISLVSPGEALLAQKHPVTPITQYNIRSWSAKDGLPNDKIIAVYQSAQGYIWLASQEGLVRFDGARFEIFDKKNTPVFPHSQITALTEDKDSTLWISTIRGILKYRRGKFEAVPTESTITAYIGNTIFVDRKGDCLVGTRTGLLRVVNGVVSKFEVKGDTSVISVNAICEDRGGDLWIGSGQGLRLLNGVQMSHISEDGVLRNAFVTSLRLGKDQTLWVGTLEGLYFAKPGQSRKFEKIGALKNQTIRSLCEDNDGHLWVGTEQDGLYRYAGGKFEVITTREGLSADYILSLCVDREGNIWAGTFYNGVDEIWRGKFETFSINEGLAGPLVRAISEGRDGTVWIGTESGLSRWKAGEVKSFTTKDGLPHNQIRSVFLDNRDALWLGTRNGLSRFDGKHFKNYFVKDGLSNEYARVVTEDFDGNIWVGYNAQGIDRLKSGKFENMDKEGIPRVGIRVIHRGRNRTMWIGTDQGLIRWRDKKATFYKADAGLPSDLFAIYEDSDNTTWIGTYGDGLFRLKDEKVTRLTTKEGLWDDVVYRILEDDHQNFWMSSNKGVFRVPRQELNDAADNKIVRVASMSYGTADGMRSSECNGNSQPAGIRTKDGRMWFPTTNGVAIINPSEIPSNSVAPEVTIEGLKVDSLSINLEDQVSIGPGYSYLEIHYAGLSYVVPEKMVFEFRLDGFDKGWRHAGSRRVAYYTNVPPGNYVFRVRARNNDGVWSTADVTLPIALKPYFYQTGYFYGFCIIVLIASIFYAYRRRVALLLQREKELKERVNEAVAQIKVLGGLIPICANCKKIRDDKGYWNQLEKYLKEHSEAEFTHGICPECREKLYGQYLKKKGPDQGSQSG; from the coding sequence ATGGATTCACGTATCCAGTTTCGATCTCATTTCGCCATTCCCCGCGTTGTTCTGCTCGCGCTGGCTATCTCTCTCGTGTCACCGGGTGAGGCGTTGCTCGCGCAAAAGCATCCAGTCACACCGATCACTCAATACAATATCCGAAGCTGGTCCGCGAAGGATGGGCTGCCGAACGACAAGATCATCGCAGTCTATCAATCAGCCCAGGGGTACATCTGGCTTGCTTCGCAGGAGGGTCTCGTGCGGTTTGATGGAGCGCGCTTTGAGATCTTCGACAAGAAGAACACACCGGTGTTTCCGCACAGCCAAATCACCGCATTGACCGAAGACAAAGATTCGACACTCTGGATCAGCACGATTCGCGGAATTCTGAAATATCGCCGCGGCAAATTCGAGGCAGTTCCGACAGAGAGCACCATTACGGCATACATTGGGAATACGATTTTCGTTGATCGAAAAGGAGATTGCCTTGTCGGAACGCGAACCGGGCTGTTACGCGTGGTGAACGGTGTTGTCTCAAAATTCGAAGTGAAGGGCGATACTTCTGTTATCTCCGTTAATGCAATTTGCGAAGACCGGGGAGGGGATCTATGGATCGGGTCAGGGCAGGGCCTGAGACTTCTCAATGGTGTGCAAATGAGTCACATTTCGGAAGACGGGGTTTTAAGGAATGCTTTTGTTACCTCTCTCCGTCTTGGTAAAGACCAGACGTTGTGGGTGGGAACACTCGAAGGACTCTATTTCGCAAAACCCGGTCAATCCAGGAAATTTGAAAAGATAGGTGCCCTGAAGAATCAGACTATTCGATCTTTATGTGAAGACAATGACGGGCATCTGTGGGTTGGCACGGAACAAGATGGACTCTATCGCTACGCAGGAGGGAAGTTTGAAGTGATCACGACGCGGGAGGGACTCTCCGCGGATTATATCCTCTCTCTCTGCGTGGATCGTGAAGGTAATATCTGGGCGGGGACCTTCTACAACGGTGTCGATGAGATCTGGCGCGGAAAATTCGAAACATTTTCGATCAACGAAGGGCTTGCCGGACCGCTTGTGCGCGCGATTTCGGAAGGGCGGGATGGCACAGTCTGGATTGGAACAGAATCGGGCCTATCGCGATGGAAAGCAGGGGAGGTCAAGAGCTTCACCACGAAAGATGGTCTGCCACACAACCAGATTCGATCAGTATTTCTTGACAATCGTGATGCGTTGTGGCTGGGTACACGCAACGGGCTTTCGCGCTTTGATGGGAAACACTTCAAGAATTATTTCGTGAAGGATGGTCTGTCAAACGAGTATGCACGCGTGGTAACAGAAGATTTTGATGGAAATATCTGGGTTGGCTATAATGCGCAGGGTATTGACCGTCTCAAGAGCGGGAAGTTTGAGAACATGGACAAGGAGGGCATCCCGCGCGTTGGAATCCGCGTCATTCACCGCGGCAGGAACAGGACGATGTGGATTGGAACGGATCAGGGACTTATCCGGTGGAGAGATAAGAAAGCGACTTTCTACAAAGCGGATGCGGGGTTGCCGAGCGATCTCTTCGCGATCTATGAAGACTCAGACAACACGACGTGGATTGGGACCTACGGCGACGGCTTGTTCCGGTTGAAAGACGAGAAGGTCACCAGGCTCACGACAAAAGAAGGTTTGTGGGACGATGTTGTATATCGGATCCTCGAAGATGATCATCAGAACTTCTGGATGAGCTCAAACAAGGGGGTCTTCCGTGTGCCCCGTCAGGAACTCAACGATGCTGCCGACAACAAGATCGTGAGAGTGGCTTCCATGAGCTATGGCACGGCGGACGGCATGCGAAGCAGTGAGTGCAACGGCAACTCACAACCGGCCGGTATCAGGACAAAAGACGGTCGCATGTGGTTTCCGACGACGAACGGTGTGGCGATCATCAATCCGTCGGAGATCCCGTCAAATTCTGTCGCGCCGGAGGTTACGATCGAGGGCCTCAAGGTTGACAGCCTGTCGATAAACCTCGAAGACCAGGTAAGTATTGGACCGGGCTACAGCTACCTAGAAATTCATTATGCCGGTTTGAGTTATGTCGTGCCGGAAAAGATGGTATTTGAATTCAGGCTCGACGGGTTCGACAAAGGGTGGAGGCATGCTGGAAGCCGCAGAGTGGCGTACTACACGAATGTTCCACCCGGCAACTATGTATTCCGTGTCCGGGCCAGAAATAACGATGGCGTCTGGAGCACAGCGGATGTCACTCTTCCCATTGCGTTGAAACCATACTTCTATCAAACGGGTTACTTCTATGGTTTCTGTATCATTGTTCTCATTGCATCAATATTCTATGCTTATCGCCGGCGTGTGGCACTGTTGCTGCAAAGGGAAAAAGAACTCAAGGAACGGGTGAATGAGGCCGTTGCACAGATCAAGGTACTCGGCGGGCTCATTCCGATTTGCGCGAACTGCAAGAAGATTCGCGATGACAAAGGATATTGGAATCAACTCGAAAAATATCTGAAAGAGCACTCGGAAGCAGAGTTTACGCATGGCATCTGTCCCGAGTGCAGAGAGAAACTGTACGGGCAGTATCTCAAGAAGAAGGGGCCAGATCAAGGAAGCCAGTCTGGCTGA